The Aeromonas encheleia genomic sequence TCGCTTCCCCATGACCAAGCTGCCCCACCCCAGACTCCACCAGCTGCTGACCCTGCTCCATGCCGAACCGCTGCCACAGGAAGAGCTCGCCCATCGCCTCAATGTTTCCACCCGCACGGTACGCACCGACGTGGCGACCCTCAACGAGCTGATTGCCACCCACGGTGGCCATCTGATCCACCAGCGCGGCTGCGGCTACCAGCTCAAGATCTACAATCAGGGGCTGTTTGATGAGTTGCTGGCGGCGCAGGAGCAGGAGAGCAGCCTGCCCCGCACCAGCCGTGAGCGGGTGCTGCATCTGCAGCTGCTGCTGCTCACCGCCGAACAGGGGATCAAGCTCGATGAGCTGGCGGATACCTGGTATCTGAGCCGGGCCGCGCTGCAGGGGGACATGGCGGAAGTGCGGGAGCGGCTTGCCCATTTCGGGCTCAGCATCGACAGCAAGCCGCGACTCGGCATGCGCATCCAGGGGGAGGAGACGGCGATCCGGGCCTGCCTTACCCAGTTGCTCTATCGGGAACAGATCCGCAACCACCCGTTGCAAGGCTTGCTGCCGAACCTCTGCCCCAGCAAGACGCGGGAGGTCATCGGTAATCGCATTCATGCGCAGCTCGGACATCATCAGCTGCGGCTGGCGGACGAAAGCCTGCAACAGCTCACCATCTACTGCGCCGTCGCCCTGCTGCGGCAGGCGGCAGGCCACGAACTGCTGGCGTTCAGCAGCGAGGACCTCACCGCCCCCCTGGCGGCAGTGGCCCGCGACATCTATGCCGAGCTGCCGACCCTGACACCGCCGGGCGAGCAGGAGATCATCTGCCTCGCCATCCAGATCCAGGCCCGTCTCATCGCCGATACCCCGCAGCTCAGCCCGACCATGGCAGCCGAGAGCGCCCAGCTGGTCGCGCACCTGCTGGACTACATCCACCAGCACTATCCCTATGATCTGCGCCACGACAGCCAGCTGCACTCCGATCTGCTGACCCACATCAGCGCCATGCTGCTGCGGATCAAATACCAGATCGGCAGCCACAATCCGCTGGCGGAACACATCAGGCAATATTATCCCCTCGCCTACGACATCACCCTGGCCGCCATCTCGGAGTGGATCAAGCAGACCCCCTATCACCTGACCCATCACGAGATAGGCTATCTGGTGATCCACATCGGGGTCGGGCTGGAGCGTCACTACGACATCGGCTACAGCCGTCCACCCCAGGCGCTGCTGCTGTGCGACGCGGGCAATGCCACCTTCCGGGTGCTGGAGGCGCGCATCAAGCGGGAATACCCCCAGCTGCAGCTGAGCAGCCTGGAGTCGGTGCGGGACTACGAGAGCCTGCCACGGATAGCGCAGGACTTTGTCATCAGCACGGTCAAGGTGAGCGAGAAGAATGCCCCCGTGGTGCAGGTGGCGCCCTTCCCGACCCAGTACCAGCTGGAGCAGCTCGGCAAGCTGGTGCTGATCGATCGCACCCGCCCCTACCTGCTCGACAAGTACTTCGATGCCGAACACTTCATGGTGGTGGATGAACCGCTCAGCCAGGCCAGTCTGTTTGCCCGGATCTGCGATCGGCTGGAGCGGGAGGATCTGGTGGAGGAGGCGTTCAGGGGCTCCCTGCACGAGCGGGAGCGGATCGTCTCCACCATGCTGGGGGATGGCATAGCCCTGCCCCACTCCCTCGGCCTGCTGGCGCGCCGCACCCTGGTCTACACGGTACTGGCGCCTCAGGGCATCGAGTGGGGCAATGGCGAGACCGCCACCCTCATCTTCGCGCTGGCCATCGCCAAGGCCGACTATGAGGAAGCGATGGGACTCTACGATCTGTTCCTGGCGCTGATGAACGAAAAAGCCAGCAAGAATCTGCTGGCTTGTCGGGATTTCGCCAGCTTCAAGGCGCTGGCACGCACCGGATCATGACGGGAGAGGAGGCGAGCCTCACTCCTCGTTGAAGCCCGAGGTGAACAGCGCCACCACGGCGGCCAGGGCCTCTTCTTCTTCCGGCCCCTCCACCTGCACCTCAACCTGCTTGCCTTGGGCGGAGTCCAGCATCAGCAGGCCGATCACGCTGTCCGCATCGGCCTCGACGCCGTCCTCGTTGCGCAGCAGCACATGGGCATCGAAACCCTGCACCAGCTCGAACAGCATCATGGCAGGTCTGGCGTGCATTCCCAGCTTGTTTTTGACTTCTACCGAGGCGGAAACAGTCATCTGAGCGTCCTATTGATCTGTCAGGCTTGGGTTGAGCGCTTGTCGAGGGTGCGGTGGCGGATCTGCACGTTCTTGCCGAGCAGGCGGAACGCGCTGGCCAGCCGCTCGGCGATGAACACGGATCTGTGCTGACCGCCGGTACAGCCGATGCCGACCGTCACATAGCTGCGATTGTTGCGCTCAAGGTGCGGCAACCAGGTCCCCAGCATGTTCTCGATCTGCTGGATGAACAGCATCACGTCCGGCTGGCCGGACAGGTAGTTGGCCACGGGCTCATCCTGACCGGTGAAGGGCTTGAGCTCGGGGATCCAGTGCGGATTGGGCAGGAAGCGGGCATCAAACACGAAGTCGGCATCCTTGGGGATACCGTACTTGAAGCCGAACGACTCGAACACCAGCACCAGCTCGTTCTCTTTCTTGCCGAGCACCCGGGTCTTGATGAGCTCGCTGAGGTCATGGATGCTGAGACTTGTGGTGTCGATGCGCAGATCGGCGGTGGAGGAGAGCGGCGCCAGCAGGTGGGTCTCCTCACGGATCGCCTCATCCAGCGACAGCTTGTTGCGAGACAGGGGGTGCAGCCGGCGGCTCTCGCCGTAGCGCTTGAGCAGGGTATTGTTGTCGGCATCGAAGAAGAAGCTGGAAAACTCCACCCGCCCCTCGTTGCGCACCTGGGCCAGCAAGTTTTCCAGCCGGTCGGGCTGAGTGGGCAGGTTGCGCACGTCTATGCTGACCGCCAGCTTGTCATACTGGCTCTCGACCGAGACGATCAGCTGGGGCAGCAGATTGACCGGCAGGTTATCCACACAGTAATACCCCAGATCCTCCAGTACCCTCAGGGCCACCGTCTTACCGGAGCCCGAGCGACCGCTTACCACTATTAACTGCATCTTGTCCCCTCACGCCAACATGGCTGTATCATGCCCGGCATCAGGCCGAGGTCATGATCTGGTAGAGTTCTTCGTCGCTGGTCGCCTGGCGCAACTGGCGGCAGACGGCCTTGTCACCCAGCTTGGATGCCATCAGGGAAAGGGTCTTGAGGTGCTGCTTGCACTCGCTTTCCGGCACCAGCAAGGCAAAGAGCAGGTCAACCGGTTGGTTGTCGATAGAATCGAATGGGATGGGTTCGGAGAAGGTCATCAGCACGGCGGTCGGGACGAACGCATCGTCGATCCGGCCGTGAGGAATGGCAATACCGGCACCGATCCCGGTACTGCCCATTTTTTCCCGCGCCAGCAGACTCTCAAACAGCACCTGACGGGAGGCGCCCAGGCGCTCTGCGGCCAGTTCACTGATGATCTCGAGGGCGCGTTTCTTGCTGGTACAAGGGACCGCACTCTTGGTGCAGTCCCGACTCAGTATGTGTTCAAGTTGCATAGTTATTTTTGATTTAACTTATCTTTGTGCTTGATGATCTGCCGATCCAGTTTATCCAGCAGGGTATCAATCGCAGCATACATGTCGGCATGCTCCGAATTGGCGAACACCTCTCCCCCGCTGACGTGCAGCTTGGCTTCGGCAATCTGGTTCAGTTTTTCGACGCTCAACACCACATGCACGTTGTTGATATGTTCAAAGTGACGCTCGAGTTTGGCAAATTTGCTATTCACATAATCACGCAGAGCTTCGGTAATCTCGACATGGTGTCCGGTCAGGTTAATTTGCATAACGTCTTCCTTTTGTTTGCCTAAACCAGGCGCTTACGCTGATTGGATGGCGGGATCAACAAGGATTCACGGTACTTTGCGATCGTGCGTCTCGCCACCATAATACCCTGTTCGGCCAGCAAATCCGCGATCTTGCTATCACTAAGCGGTTTGGCAGGGTTCTCTGCCGTCACCAACTTTTTGATCAGGGCGCGAATTGCGGTCGATGAGCACTCTCCTCCTCCCTCCGTATTGACGTGACTGGAGAAAAAAAACTTCAGTTCAAAGATGCCACGGGGCGTGTGCATGTACTTCTGGGTCGTCACCCGTGAGATCGTCGACTCGTGCATCTCCACCGCCTCGGCGATGTCGTTGAGCACCATGGGCTTCATGGCCTCTTCACCGTACTCGAAGAAGCCCTGCTGCTGTTCGACGATGCAGCTGGCGACCTTGAGCAGGGTGTCGTTACGACTCTCCAGACTCTTGATGAACCACTTGGCTTCCTGCAGGTGAGAGCGGATGAACTGGGAGTCCTGACTGGTCTTGGCCTGTCTGGCCATGGCCGCGTAGGTCTCATTGACCCTAATGCGCGGCGCCGAATCCGGATTCAGTTCCACCACCCACTTGTAGCCCTTCTTGACCACGGACACATCCGGGATCACATATTGAGACTCGTTCTGGATGATGCCATTGCCTGGCCTTGGCTCCAGCTGCTGGATGAGATCCAGCACCTCCTTGAGGTCGCTCTCCTTGAGTTTGGTCTTGCGCGCCAGGGTCCGGTAATCGCGGTTGCCGAGCAAGTCCATGTGCTCATTGATCACCTCCCTCGCCTCATTGAGCCAGGGCAGATCGGGCGCATACTGGCCGAGCTGGATCAGCAGACACTCCTGTACCGAACGGGCGGCAATGCCGATCGGATCGAAATGCTGCACCCGCTTGAGCACGGCTTCGACTTCATCCAGTTCGACTTCTACCTCATCGCTGCTGACTGCAGCCTGAATATCCTCGAGAGAAACGGTCAAATAGCCGGATTCGTCGATGGCGTCGATGATGGCGAGGGCAATGGCGGCATCCAGATCGCTGAAGGGGGTCAGTCGCATCTGCCACAGCAGATAGTCCTGCAGGCTCTCGGTGGTTTCCCCCTGGTAGACGCTGTCCTCCCCATCGTGGATAGGGCCGGCGCTCTGGGCCGTTCCGGCCGAATAGACATCGTCCCAGGTGGTATCCACCGGCAGCTCATCTGGCATCTTGTCCTGAGCCATGGCATCGCTGGAATCGAGTTGACTGGCGTCGACCGCCTCTTCCGGGTTGGTCTCCTGCGTCTCGCTCTCCTCTTGCTCCAGCAAGGGGTTGTTGTCGAGCGCTTGCTGAATTTCCTGCTGGAGTTCCAGCGTGGAGAGCTGGAGCAGACGAATCGCTTGTTGTAATTGTGGCGTCATGGTCAGGGACTGACCGAGACGCAACTGTAATGTCGGCTTCATCTACGTCGGGATATCCTTATGTTCAGCGAGGCAGCCACCTAACAAAAATGAGGGATGCCCCCTTACTATAGACTGAATTGATCGCCCAAATAGACGCGCTTGACCTGCTCATCGGCGAGGATATCGGCCGGAGCGCCCTCGGCAATCATCTTGCCATGGCTGACGATATAGGCTTTTTCACACACATCCAGCGTCTCTCGGACGTTGTGATCGGTGATCAGCACACCGAGGCCCCGCTCTTTCAGGTGCTGGATGATCTTCTTGATGTCTATGACGGAAATAGGATCAACACCTGCAAAGGGTTCATCCAGCAGGATGAATCTCGGCTCTGCCGCCAGGGCGCGGGCGATCTCGACCCGGCGCCGCTCCCCCCCCGACAGGCTCTGCCCCAGGCTGTCGCGGATGTGGGTGATGTTGAACTCTTCCAGCAGCTGCTCGACCTTGTCTTCCCGCTCTTCGCGGCTCAAGCCCTTGCGAGTCTGCATGACCCCCATCAGGTTGTCGAACACCGACAGACGGCGGAAGATCGAGGCCTCCTGCGGCAGATAGCCGATGCCGTTACGGGCTCGGATATGCATGGGCTGCAGGCTGATGTCCTGATCGTCGATGGTGATGAGGCCGGCGTCCCGCTGCACCAGACCCACGATCATGTAGAAGGAGGTGGTCTTGCCGGCACCATTGGGGCCGAGCAGCCCCACGATCTGGCCGGTGCCCACTTCCAGACTCACGTCGCTGACCACCATGCGGCGCTTGTAGCTCTTCTGCAGGCCGACTGCTTTTAACACTGCCATGGCTCGTTTCCTACTTCTTCTGATCGGCGGGCTTGTCGAAGTTTTCTACCTGCTCTGGCAGGAACACCGTCTTGACGCGCTGAGTGGGGCCCTTGCTCTCGGCGATCATCTTCTGCTTGACGATGTCGTAGCGGATGAGGTCGCCGGTGACCTGACTGTCTTCCTGTTTGAGCTGGCCGTTGCCGGTGATGGTGACCAACCGGTTCTTCAGCTCGTAGCGGATGCTGTTGCCGTGGGCATTGACCGGCTTGCCGTTGTCCAGGATCTGGAAGAAGGTGGCCGGGTTGCCATAGGCGGTCATCACCTCGGCGCCTTTATCGCCGGAGCGGATCACCACCACCTTGTCGGCCTTAATCTTGATGGTGCCCTGAGTGATGATCACATCATCGCTGAAGGTGATGCGATTGTCCTGCATCTCGGCCACTTGCTTGACCGCGTCCACATAGACCTTCTCGGCAAAGTCAGACTCTTTGGCATTCGCCGCACCGCACAACAGCAGGGCGGCGAGGGCCAGATTAACGTTTTTCATTGAAATAAGTGGCATGGCCTTTATCCAGTAATTCGAAATATTTACGATCCAGGTGACCCCTCAGGCCAACCCCCTCGGTCTGGAATTCCTGACCCACTATGCGGATGTGCTGATTGCTTCTCACGTCCTGAGTCACCAGGTCCAGCTCCAGATAGGGGGTATCCAGGGTGGAGATGAAGGACGCAGGCAGCAGGCCGTCCAGATGCACCTTGTCGCGCAGGATCACGTTGTCGTCGGTGTTGAGCACCCCGGTCTCGGCCGTGACCTTCCACTCGGCCTCGCCCTGCTCATCGAACATGTAGACCACCGGCTTCTCGAAGGTCGCCTGCTCGAGGATCTGGAAATACTCGGCAAACTCCGACTCCAGCCGCTCGGTCCGCTTGCCCTGTTCGTTGAAGCGGGTCGTGATCAGATTCTTGGCGGTGAAGTCAGGTTGATAATTCTCCACCTTGGTGACCGGCTCGGGGGCCAGCTCGATCTCGCCAAACTGCCAGGCCCCCAGCGCCACCAGAAACAGCAGGGCAAACAGCAGCGTCTGTCTGTTCATCGTGAGGCCTCGGGCTGGTAGTCGCCCAGCCCTTGCGCCTGCAGGATGAGGTCGCACACCTCGCGTACCGCGCCGACGCCCCCTCCCAGCCGGGTCACCAGATCCGCCTTTGCCAGCACCAGCGGATGGGCATCCGCCACCGCGATGCCGAGGCCGCAGGCCTGCATCACCGGCAGATCTATGGTGTCATCCCCCATGTAGGCCGCCTGCGACGCCTCTAGACCGAGCTTGGTCAACAATGCCTCGAAGTGGGGCAGCTTCTGATCCGCCCCTTGCACCAGGTGCTGCACTCCCAGGCCGCGCATCCGATCGCTGACGATGCGGGAGTTGCGCCCGGTGATGATGGCGATCTCCAGCCCGGCATTGAGCAGGGCACGCATGCCTGCCCCGTCGCGGGTGCAGAATGTCTTCAGTTCTTCGCCGTTATTGCCCATGTAGATGAAGCCATTGGAAAGCACCCCATCCACATCGCACACCAGCAGGCGGATCTGCGCCGCCTTGTCGTACTGGCCGCGCGTCACCGGACCATAGAGGGTCGGTACGTCTTGCATCAAATCACCCCGGCTTTCAGCAGGTCGTGCATGTTGAAGGCACCCAGTGGCCGCCTTGCTTCATCCACCACCAGCAATCCGTTAATCTTCCTGGTTTCCATCAGTTTGACGGCCTCGGCCGCCATCATCTCAGGCCCTACGGTAACACAGTTGGCCGTCATTACCTTGGCGATCGGGGTGTGATGGATGTCCACCTGCAGATCCAGGATCCGGCGCAGGTCACCATCGGTGAACAGGCCGGCCAGCAGCCCCTGCGTGTCCACGACTGCCGTCATGCCCAGGCCTTTGCGGCTCACTTCCAACAGCGCCTGGCTGATGGTGGCATCTATCCCTACCTGGGGCAACAGCTCGCCGCGATGCATCAGATCGCCCACCCGCAGCAGCAGTCGCTTGCCGAGCGAACCGCCCGGGTGAGAGAGCGCGAAGTCATCGGCGGTGAAGCCACGGGCCTCCAGCAGGGCCACGGCCAGCGCATCCCCCATCACCAGGGTCGCAGTGGTGCTGGAGGTCGGTGCCAGACCGAGCGGGCAGGCCTCCTTGTCGACCTTGATGCACAGATGCACATTGGCCTCCTTGGCCATGGTCGAGGCAGGGTTGCCGGTCATGCAGATGAGCGGGATGCCCCGGCGCTTGAGCACCGGCAGCAGGGCCAGGATCTCGTCGCTCTCGCCGGAGTTGGAGATGGCGATGATGAGGTCGCCGGCGGAGATCATCCCCAGATCCCCGTGGCTGGCCTCGCCAGGGTGCAGGAAGAAGGCTGGCGTGCCGGTGCTGGCCAGGGTCGCGGCGATCTTGTTGCCGACATGGCCAGACTTGCCCATGCCGGTGACCACTATCTTGCCGGCGCAGCGCAGCACCATCTCGCAGGCCCGAACGAAGGTCTCGTCGAGGTACTGGTAGAGGCCATCAATCGCTTGCTTTTCAATGTCCAGCACCGCACGGGCACTGCGACGAAAATCGAACAGTTCAGACACTTTTTCAGGCTTTACAGACATAAAGACACAGCTCCGGGCCGAAATTTGCTGCGGGATTATAAAAAAGTCTGCCGAGATAAGCGAATCGGATGCGGGACCTCATCCTGCTGATGCAAGTTGTTACATAAAACTGTCGTGCATTTGGGGGGGAAGCACGCTCAATAGTTGTTCCTTGCTGTTGCTTAGACCTAGACTAGCCCATAAAATTCGCTCTTCTTTTATACCGGATGGACAATTGTTTGAACAATGACCTGATCACCATCTCCGAGCTGACCTTCAGTCACGGGGATCGGTTGCTGTACGACAGGATCAACCTGACCATTCCCCGTGGCAAGGTCACCGCAGTCATGGGGCCAAGCGGGATCGGCAAGACCACCTTGCTGCGCCTGATCGGTGGCCAGCTGAAACCTGAATCGGGTCATATCCTGTTTGATGGAGAAGACATTCCCACCCTCTCCCGCTCCCGCCTGTATGAAGTCCGCAAACGGATGAGCATGCTGTTCCAGAGCGGTGCCCTGTTCACCGGCATGACCGTCTTCGACAACGTGGCCTTCCCGCTGCGGGAGCACTCCGGCCTGCCGGAGGAGCTGATCCACACCATCGTCATGATGAAGCTGCAGGCCGTCGGGCTGCGTGGCGCGGCCAGACTGATGCCGTCCGAGCTCTCCGGCGGCATGGCCAGGCGCGCCGCGCTGGCCAGATCCATCGCGCTGGATCCGGATCTCATCATGTATGACGAGCCCTTCGTCGGTCAGGATCCCATCACCATGGCGGTGCTGGTGAAGCTCATCAAGGAACTCAACAGTGCCCTTGGTATTACCTCCGTCATCGTCACCCACGATGTGAAGGAGGTGCTGAGCATCGCCGATTACGCCTACATCATCGCCAACCGCAAGGTGGTGGCGCACGGCACCCCGGATCAGCTGCGCGAGGAGCACAATCCGGAAGTCGAACAATTCCTGCAAGGATTGCCAGACGGTCCTGTTCCGTTTCATTTTCCGGCAGGCGATCTGCTACAGGATCTGTGATGTTGATAAGCCAAGTAAGCAAGTTGGGTCGGGTTGGGGTGCGTTTCATCAACGCCATCGGCCGCGCCACCATCATGCTGTTTCACGCGCTGGCGGGCCGCCCCCAGCCACGCAAGCACTTCCCCCTGCTGATGCAGCAGCTCTATGTGGTAGGGGTACAATCGGTCGCCATCATCCTGGTGTCGGGTCTGTTCATCGGCATGGTGCTCTCCCTGCAGGGCTATAACGTGCTGAAGGATTTCGGTGCCGAGCAGAGCCTGGGGCCGCTGGTCTCCCTCTCCCTGCTGCGGGAGCTGGGACCGGTCGTCACCGCCCTGCTGTTTGCCGGCCGGGCGGGCTCCGCCCTGACCGCCGAAATCGGGCTGATGAAGGCCACCGAGCAGCTCTCCAGCCTGGAGATGATGGCGGTGGATCCGCTGCGCCGGGTGGTGGCCCCCCGTTTCTGGGCCGGGGTCATCAGCATGCCGCTGCTGGCCTTCATGTTCAGCCTGATCGGCATCTTCGGTGGCAAGCTGGTCGGCGTCGATTGGCTGGGGGTGGACGAGGGCAGCTTCTGGTCTGCCATGCAGGCCTCCGTCGATTGGCAGGATGACATCATGCAAGGGGCCATCAAGAGTCTGATCTTCGCCCTGGTGGTCACCTGGATTGCGCTCTTTAATGGCTATGATGCCAAGCCGACCTCGGCCGGGATCAGTCAGGCGACGACCCGGACCGTGGTCCACTCGTCCCTGGCCGTGCTCGGTCTGGATTTTATACTCACCGCAATCATGTTTGGATAAGGTAAAGATGAAGTTCAGCAAAGTAGAATTCCTGGTCGGCGCCTTCATGCTGGCCGGCATCGCGGCCATTCTGGTATTGGCATTGCAAGTTGCCGGTTTGAGCTTCAAACCGGAAGGAGAAACCTATACCCTGCGCGCCCATTTCGATAATATCGGCGGCCTGAAAGTCCGCTCACCGGTCAAGGTCGGTGGTGTGGTCGTCGGTCGGGTCAGTGACATCGCCCTGGATGCCAAGAGCCTGGTGCCAGTGGTCTCCTTGCAGATGCAAAAGAGCGCCGGCGAGTTTTCCGAGACCAGCACCCTCTCCATCCTGACCTCGGGTCTGCTCGGCGAGCAGTATGTCGGCCTGGCGCCCGGCTTCACCGACGAGGAGATGGGCACCAACATGCTCAAGGATGGTGACATGATCGAAGACACTAAATCGGCCATAGTACTGGAGGATCTGATTGGCAAGTTCCTCTACAGTCAGTCTGCCGACAACAAAGCTGCCAGCAAGTAAGGAGTAACCATGTTCAAGAAAATTGCCCTGCTGCTGGGTCTGATGACCAGCATGCTGTTTGCCGTGACTGCCCAGGCAGGAGCCAGCGCCGCGGATCCCTATGCCCTGGTGGATCAGGCTGCCCAGCAGACCTTCGCCCGCCTCAAGGCAGATCAGTCCCAGGTGAAGAGCAACCCGGACCACCTGCGGGTGATCATCCGCGAAGAGCTGTTGCCTTACGTGGACAACCGCTTCGCCGCCTACAAGGTGCTTGGCAACCAGATCAAGGAGACCACTCCCGCCCAGCGTGATGCCTTCGTCGAGGTGTTCACCGAGTACATGGTGAGCTCCTATGCCGATGCCCTTGCCCACTTCGACAAGCAGACCGTCCAGGTCCAGCCGGGCAAGACACCGACCGACAGCAACATCACCGCCGTCAACGTCAGCGTGAAAGAGACCGGCAAGCCGGACATCTTCCTCGAGTTCAAGCTGCGCAAGAACAACAAGACCGGCGAGTGGAAGGCCTTCGACATGGTCGCCGAAGGGATCAGCCTGCTCTCCGCCAAGCAGAGCGAGCTCGGTGGCCTCATTCGCCAGAATGGCATCGATGCGGTGATCGCCCAGTTGCGCGAACACAACGCCAAGCCGCTGGTCCTCAAGTCATGACCCTGACGGGTGAGCTGCAGGCACCACAGGTCAACGCCTTGTGGCAGCGCCGGGAGGAGTGGTGGCAAGATGATGCGCTCGAGCTGAGCGGCGTCACCACCCTGGACTCCGCCGGGCTGGCCCTGCTGGTCAAGTGGGCCAAGGCCACCCTCGCAAGAGGCGCCACACCACAACTGGTGGGCGCCTCCCGTGATTTCCATACCTTGGCCAACCTGT encodes the following:
- a CDS encoding BglG family transcription antiterminator yields the protein MTKLPHPRLHQLLTLLHAEPLPQEELAHRLNVSTRTVRTDVATLNELIATHGGHLIHQRGCGYQLKIYNQGLFDELLAAQEQESSLPRTSRERVLHLQLLLLTAEQGIKLDELADTWYLSRAALQGDMAEVRERLAHFGLSIDSKPRLGMRIQGEETAIRACLTQLLYREQIRNHPLQGLLPNLCPSKTREVIGNRIHAQLGHHQLRLADESLQQLTIYCAVALLRQAAGHELLAFSSEDLTAPLAAVARDIYAELPTLTPPGEQEIICLAIQIQARLIADTPQLSPTMAAESAQLVAHLLDYIHQHYPYDLRHDSQLHSDLLTHISAMLLRIKYQIGSHNPLAEHIRQYYPLAYDITLAAISEWIKQTPYHLTHHEIGYLVIHIGVGLERHYDIGYSRPPQALLLCDAGNATFRVLEARIKREYPQLQLSSLESVRDYESLPRIAQDFVISTVKVSEKNAPVVQVAPFPTQYQLEQLGKLVLIDRTRPYLLDKYFDAEHFMVVDEPLSQASLFARICDRLEREDLVEEAFRGSLHERERIVSTMLGDGIALPHSLGLLARRTLVYTVLAPQGIEWGNGETATLIFALAIAKADYEEAMGLYDLFLALMNEKASKNLLACRDFASFKALARTGS
- the npr gene encoding PTS phosphocarrier protein NPr produces the protein MTVSASVEVKNKLGMHARPAMMLFELVQGFDAHVLLRNEDGVEADADSVIGLLMLDSAQGKQVEVQVEGPEEEEALAAVVALFTSGFNEE
- the rapZ gene encoding RNase adapter RapZ, which translates into the protein MQLIVVSGRSGSGKTVALRVLEDLGYYCVDNLPVNLLPQLIVSVESQYDKLAVSIDVRNLPTQPDRLENLLAQVRNEGRVEFSSFFFDADNNTLLKRYGESRRLHPLSRNKLSLDEAIREETHLLAPLSSTADLRIDTTSLSIHDLSELIKTRVLGKKENELVLVFESFGFKYGIPKDADFVFDARFLPNPHWIPELKPFTGQDEPVANYLSGQPDVMLFIQQIENMLGTWLPHLERNNRSYVTVGIGCTGGQHRSVFIAERLASAFRLLGKNVQIRHRTLDKRSTQA
- the ptsN gene encoding PTS IIA-like nitrogen regulatory protein PtsN; translated protein: MQLEHILSRDCTKSAVPCTSKKRALEIISELAAERLGASRQVLFESLLAREKMGSTGIGAGIAIPHGRIDDAFVPTAVLMTFSEPIPFDSIDNQPVDLLFALLVPESECKQHLKTLSLMASKLGDKAVCRQLRQATSDEELYQIMTSA
- the hpf gene encoding ribosome hibernation promoting factor: MQINLTGHHVEITEALRDYVNSKFAKLERHFEHINNVHVVLSVEKLNQIAEAKLHVSGGEVFANSEHADMYAAIDTLLDKLDRQIIKHKDKLNQK
- a CDS encoding RNA polymerase factor sigma-54, translated to MKPTLQLRLGQSLTMTPQLQQAIRLLQLSTLELQQEIQQALDNNPLLEQEESETQETNPEEAVDASQLDSSDAMAQDKMPDELPVDTTWDDVYSAGTAQSAGPIHDGEDSVYQGETTESLQDYLLWQMRLTPFSDLDAAIALAIIDAIDESGYLTVSLEDIQAAVSSDEVEVELDEVEAVLKRVQHFDPIGIAARSVQECLLIQLGQYAPDLPWLNEAREVINEHMDLLGNRDYRTLARKTKLKESDLKEVLDLIQQLEPRPGNGIIQNESQYVIPDVSVVKKGYKWVVELNPDSAPRIRVNETYAAMARQAKTSQDSQFIRSHLQEAKWFIKSLESRNDTLLKVASCIVEQQQGFFEYGEEAMKPMVLNDIAEAVEMHESTISRVTTQKYMHTPRGIFELKFFFSSHVNTEGGGECSSTAIRALIKKLVTAENPAKPLSDSKIADLLAEQGIMVARRTIAKYRESLLIPPSNQRKRLV
- the lptB gene encoding LPS export ABC transporter ATP-binding protein yields the protein MAVLKAVGLQKSYKRRMVVSDVSLEVGTGQIVGLLGPNGAGKTTSFYMIVGLVQRDAGLITIDDQDISLQPMHIRARNGIGYLPQEASIFRRLSVFDNLMGVMQTRKGLSREEREDKVEQLLEEFNITHIRDSLGQSLSGGERRRVEIARALAAEPRFILLDEPFAGVDPISVIDIKKIIQHLKERGLGVLITDHNVRETLDVCEKAYIVSHGKMIAEGAPADILADEQVKRVYLGDQFSL
- the lptA gene encoding lipopolysaccharide transport periplasmic protein LptA, whose amino-acid sequence is MKNVNLALAALLLCGAANAKESDFAEKVYVDAVKQVAEMQDNRITFSDDVIITQGTIKIKADKVVVIRSGDKGAEVMTAYGNPATFFQILDNGKPVNAHGNSIRYELKNRLVTITGNGQLKQEDSQVTGDLIRYDIVKQKMIAESKGPTQRVKTVFLPEQVENFDKPADQKK
- the lptC gene encoding LPS export ABC transporter periplasmic protein LptC, whose protein sequence is MNRQTLLFALLFLVALGAWQFGEIELAPEPVTKVENYQPDFTAKNLITTRFNEQGKRTERLESEFAEYFQILEQATFEKPVVYMFDEQGEAEWKVTAETGVLNTDDNVILRDKVHLDGLLPASFISTLDTPYLELDLVTQDVRSNQHIRIVGQEFQTEGVGLRGHLDRKYFELLDKGHATYFNEKR
- the kdsC gene encoding 3-deoxy-manno-octulosonate-8-phosphatase KdsC gives rise to the protein MQDVPTLYGPVTRGQYDKAAQIRLLVCDVDGVLSNGFIYMGNNGEELKTFCTRDGAGMRALLNAGLEIAIITGRNSRIVSDRMRGLGVQHLVQGADQKLPHFEALLTKLGLEASQAAYMGDDTIDLPVMQACGLGIAVADAHPLVLAKADLVTRLGGGVGAVREVCDLILQAQGLGDYQPEASR
- a CDS encoding KpsF/GutQ family sugar-phosphate isomerase is translated as MSVKPEKVSELFDFRRSARAVLDIEKQAIDGLYQYLDETFVRACEMVLRCAGKIVVTGMGKSGHVGNKIAATLASTGTPAFFLHPGEASHGDLGMISAGDLIIAISNSGESDEILALLPVLKRRGIPLICMTGNPASTMAKEANVHLCIKVDKEACPLGLAPTSSTTATLVMGDALAVALLEARGFTADDFALSHPGGSLGKRLLLRVGDLMHRGELLPQVGIDATISQALLEVSRKGLGMTAVVDTQGLLAGLFTDGDLRRILDLQVDIHHTPIAKVMTANCVTVGPEMMAAEAVKLMETRKINGLLVVDEARRPLGAFNMHDLLKAGVI
- the mlaF gene encoding phospholipid ABC transporter ATP-binding protein MlaF — encoded protein: MDNCLNNDLITISELTFSHGDRLLYDRINLTIPRGKVTAVMGPSGIGKTTLLRLIGGQLKPESGHILFDGEDIPTLSRSRLYEVRKRMSMLFQSGALFTGMTVFDNVAFPLREHSGLPEELIHTIVMMKLQAVGLRGAARLMPSELSGGMARRAALARSIALDPDLIMYDEPFVGQDPITMAVLVKLIKELNSALGITSVIVTHDVKEVLSIADYAYIIANRKVVAHGTPDQLREEHNPEVEQFLQGLPDGPVPFHFPAGDLLQDL